The Streptomyces sp. NBC_00162 sequence CCGCCACCCTCTACCTCTTCGAAGTCCGCAGCAGCTTCTACGAAGGCCTCGCCCCTCACTGGCCCGACGAGGAAGCCGAGAACCGGGTCAAGTACCCATGGCGGATCGGCATCGAGCCCCTGGCCATACTCCGCGACGTCCCCCTCGGCCCCAACGGACCGCTCACCGAAGCCGGCAGCGACGCGATCCGCCGCTCCGGCACCGACCGCGGCATGGGCAAGCTCATCCAGATGCCCGCCCTACCCCTCCTCGACCTCGCAGGCATCCCCGTTCACGCCGACAACCCCGAGCGCATCCCCCTCGACAAGTCACCCGGCTTCACCGCCGACCAGATCGAGGCCCCCAAGAGACCTGTACGCCGCCGCCGAGGCGCCGGCTACATTTCCGACCCCAAGAAGCGCAAGGCCATCGAGACCCATGCTGAAGACAGGGCCATCGCGCACTACGAGAGCGAGGGCTGGACGGTGACGCGCCTGGGCAAGCCCTACGACCTGCACTGCACCCGCGGCGCAAAAGTGCGCCACGTCGAAGTCAAGGGCACCACCGGCGCACCCACCAGCGTCGAACTCACCATCAACGAGGTCCTCCACGCCCGGGACGACGCCAACACCGTCGACCTCTACGTCGTCAGCGACATCCGCGTCGACACCCGCACCGACCCCTACACAGCCAGCGAAGGCGAGGTATCGCACTACCCCGACTGGGTCCCCCTCGAAGAAGACCTCCGACCCCGCAAGTACGAGTACCGCCTGCCCAGCAAAG is a genomic window containing:
- a CDS encoding DUF3883 domain-containing protein, with the protein product MGKLIQMPALPLLDLAGIPVHADNPERIPLDKSPGFTADQIEAPKRPVRRRRGAGYISDPKKRKAIETHAEDRAIAHYESEGWTVTRLGKPYDLHCTRGAKVRHVEVKGTTGAPTSVELTINEVLHARDDANTVDLYVVSDIRVDTRTDPYTASEGEVSHYPDWVPLEEDLRPRKYEYRLPSKGN